A genome region from Taeniopygia guttata chromosome 5, bTaeGut7.mat, whole genome shotgun sequence includes the following:
- the BDKRB1 gene encoding B1 bradykinin receptor isoform X2 has protein sequence MTETPLLNIPYSNQSENQTNSTVCPDLDDWWDIVYYIGPKYINTVCVIGMLGNVFVLLIYSLHKGPLKIAEIYLMNLAVADLIFLMCLPFWAENVKNEFNWPFGSFLCRSISASITLNMYTSIYLLVAVSVDRYLTFVHTLNHREIWSKTMTKRICLLIWFFCILLSIPAFMFRTVKDFPQWNISACTLDFPSPSWEIAESLVGNVVGFLLPSTAIIFLNFSTIRSLQKTAKERRALRAKGCKRHKGTKATRLILTVVLMFLFCWTPHHFFVFLDTLYHTEVIKGCFWGELINFGEQFAYMLAITNSCINPVIYVFVGKYFRQKALEVFSQFIPCGFPLRGVSFKEMSSNFSMFPVKSSLT, from the coding sequence atgactgAAACTCCTCTACTGAATATTCCCTACTCAAACCAGAGTGAAAATCAGACCAACTCAACGGTGTGCCCAGACTTGGATGACTGGTGGGACATCGTGTACTATATAGGACCCAAGTACATCAACACTGTCTGTGTTATTGGTATGCTTGGAAATGTGTTTGTTCTCTTAATTTATTCACTGCACAAGGGCCCCCTGAAGATAGCTGAAATCTACCTTATGAACCTTGCTGTTGCTGACCTCATCTTCCTCATGTGCCTCCCTTTCTGGGCAGAGAATGTCAAAAATGAGTTTAACTGGCCGTTTGGCAGTTTCCTGTGCCGCAGCATCAGCGCCTCCATCACCTTGAACATGTACACCAGCATCTACTTGCTCGTGGCCGTCAGCGTGGATCGCTACTTGACCTTCGTCCATACCTTGAACCACCGAGAGATATGGAGCAAAACTATGACCAAAAGGATCTGTTTGCTCATCTGGTTCTTTTGCATCCTTCTCAGCATCCCAGCTTTCATGTTCCGGACTGTGAAAGACTTTCCCCAGTGGAATATCTCAGCGTGCACTTTGGACTTCCCCAGCCCATCATGGGAAATTGCTGAAAGCCTGGTAGGCAACGTGGTGGGGTTTCTGTTGCCATCCACTGCAATCATCTTCCTCAATTTCTCCACCATTAGGTCCCTACAAAAAACAGCAAAGGAGCGAAGAGCGCTCAGAGCAAAGGGCTGCAAGAGGCACAAAGGCACAAAGGCAACCAGGCTGATCCTCACCGTGGTACTGATGTTCCTTTTCTGCTGGACTCCTCACCATTTTTTTGTATTCCTTGATACATTATACCATACAGAAGTGATCAAAGGCTGCTTCTGGGGGGAACTGATTAACTTTGGGGAGCAGTTTGCTTATATGCTGGCTATCACCAACAGCTGCATTAACCCCGTGATTTATGTCTTTGTTGGGAAATACTTCAGGCAAAAGGCTTTAGAAGTTTTTTCACAGTTTATTCCCTGTGGATTTCCTTTGAGAGGGGTATCTTTCAAAGAGATGTCTTCAAATTTCAGCATGTTTCCTGTCAAGAGTAGTTTAACATAA
- the BDKRB1 gene encoding B1 bradykinin receptor isoform X1, which produces MNLQQLNVCYTTHRRHFLLFYASFLQLFCLILKTSPVHFQIFLKMTETPLLNIPYSNQSENQTNSTVCPDLDDWWDIVYYIGPKYINTVCVIGMLGNVFVLLIYSLHKGPLKIAEIYLMNLAVADLIFLMCLPFWAENVKNEFNWPFGSFLCRSISASITLNMYTSIYLLVAVSVDRYLTFVHTLNHREIWSKTMTKRICLLIWFFCILLSIPAFMFRTVKDFPQWNISACTLDFPSPSWEIAESLVGNVVGFLLPSTAIIFLNFSTIRSLQKTAKERRALRAKGCKRHKGTKATRLILTVVLMFLFCWTPHHFFVFLDTLYHTEVIKGCFWGELINFGEQFAYMLAITNSCINPVIYVFVGKYFRQKALEVFSQFIPCGFPLRGVSFKEMSSNFSMFPVKSSLT; this is translated from the coding sequence ATGAATTTGCAGCAGTTAAATGTTTGTTACACCACTCATAGGAGGCACTTTTTGCTCTTTTATGCTTCTTTTTTGCAGTTATTTTGTCTCATTTTGAAGACATCTCCGGTTcacttccaaatatttttaaaaatgactgAAACTCCTCTACTGAATATTCCCTACTCAAACCAGAGTGAAAATCAGACCAACTCAACGGTGTGCCCAGACTTGGATGACTGGTGGGACATCGTGTACTATATAGGACCCAAGTACATCAACACTGTCTGTGTTATTGGTATGCTTGGAAATGTGTTTGTTCTCTTAATTTATTCACTGCACAAGGGCCCCCTGAAGATAGCTGAAATCTACCTTATGAACCTTGCTGTTGCTGACCTCATCTTCCTCATGTGCCTCCCTTTCTGGGCAGAGAATGTCAAAAATGAGTTTAACTGGCCGTTTGGCAGTTTCCTGTGCCGCAGCATCAGCGCCTCCATCACCTTGAACATGTACACCAGCATCTACTTGCTCGTGGCCGTCAGCGTGGATCGCTACTTGACCTTCGTCCATACCTTGAACCACCGAGAGATATGGAGCAAAACTATGACCAAAAGGATCTGTTTGCTCATCTGGTTCTTTTGCATCCTTCTCAGCATCCCAGCTTTCATGTTCCGGACTGTGAAAGACTTTCCCCAGTGGAATATCTCAGCGTGCACTTTGGACTTCCCCAGCCCATCATGGGAAATTGCTGAAAGCCTGGTAGGCAACGTGGTGGGGTTTCTGTTGCCATCCACTGCAATCATCTTCCTCAATTTCTCCACCATTAGGTCCCTACAAAAAACAGCAAAGGAGCGAAGAGCGCTCAGAGCAAAGGGCTGCAAGAGGCACAAAGGCACAAAGGCAACCAGGCTGATCCTCACCGTGGTACTGATGTTCCTTTTCTGCTGGACTCCTCACCATTTTTTTGTATTCCTTGATACATTATACCATACAGAAGTGATCAAAGGCTGCTTCTGGGGGGAACTGATTAACTTTGGGGAGCAGTTTGCTTATATGCTGGCTATCACCAACAGCTGCATTAACCCCGTGATTTATGTCTTTGTTGGGAAATACTTCAGGCAAAAGGCTTTAGAAGTTTTTTCACAGTTTATTCCCTGTGGATTTCCTTTGAGAGGGGTATCTTTCAAAGAGATGTCTTCAAATTTCAGCATGTTTCCTGTCAAGAGTAGTTTAACATAA
- the BDKRB2 gene encoding B2 bradykinin receptor, which translates to MVSITTENVTQLYNMTTQELTVSPEYFHNNSGVHQIDQYECVSADVWKWLQDFQPVFLWFIFILGSIENSFVLTVLCFHKSSCTVAEIYLANMAFADLMLVCTLPFWAINISNNFHWPFGQFLCKAINIMSYMNLYSSIYFLTLVSIDRYLALVKTMSLGRMRRTVFAKWNCFVIWTCALLMCSPTMVFRNLRYFEEYNITACVLLYPASYWEPTNNCLLNIVGFVIPFCVITYCTVQIIKALRSNELRKMQVVQTERRATMLIFAVLLLFIICWLPFQITTVIDTIRYFSPTLKCLEDINDIMTQIATYCSFSNSCLNPVLYVIVGKNFQKKAVEFYKDLFTKRCRKLQSVQIDNSLDTLRTSISSEYSRKKSVLSLPQ; encoded by the coding sequence ATGGTTTCCATCACAACAGAAAATGTTACGCAGCTGTACAACATGACCACCCAGGAGCTTACAGTCAGTCCAGAATATTTCCACAATAATTCAGGAGTGCATCAGATAGATCAATATGAATGTGTTAGTGCAGATGTGTGGAAATGGCTACAGGATTTTCAGCCTGTATTTCTCTGGTTTATATTTATTCTGGGATCAATAGAAAATTCCTTTGTGCTCACCGTCCTGTGTTTCCACAAGAGTAGCTGCACAGTGGCTGAAATTTACCTAGCAAACATGGCATTTGCTGACCTAATGTTGGTCTGTACTTTACCTTTCTGGGCCATTaatatttctaataattttcaTTGGCCTTTTGGCCAGTTTCTCTGTAAAGCCATCAACATTATGAGTTACATGAACTTATATTCTAGCATTTATTTCCTGACACTAGTGAGCATTGATCGCTACCTGGCCTTGGTGAAAACCATGTCTCTTGGGCGGATGAGACGAACTGTCTTTGCCAAATGGAATTGTTTTGTGATTTGGACATGTGCACTGCTCATGTGTTCACCTACAATGGTGTTTCGAAATTTGCGCTATTTTGAAGAGTACAACATCACAGCCTGTGTTCTCCTTTACCCAGCTAGCTACTGGGAGCCCACAAACAACTGCTTGCTCAATATTGTGGGGTTTGTGATCCCATTCTGTGTAATTACCTATTGCACTGTGCAAATCATCAAAGCCTTACGAAGCAATGAGCTACGAAAAATGCAGGTAGTccagacagagaggagagccACCATGCTGATctttgctgtgctcctgctgttcATCATTTGCTGGCTTCCATTCCAGATCACCACAGTCATCGACACAATCCGTTACTTCTCACCCACTCTCAAATGCCTGGAAGACATCAATGACATAATGACCCAGATAGCCACATACTGCTCCTTTAGCAACAGCTGCCTGAACCCAGTCCTCTACGTGATTGTTGGGAAAAACTTCCAGAAGAAGGCTGTGGAATTCTACAAGGACTTGTTCACAAAGAGGTGCAGAAAATTACAGTCTGTGCAGATAGACAACTCCCTGGACACTTTAAGAACTTCCATTTCAAGTGAATACTCAAGGAAAAAGTCTGTTTTGTCATTACCCCAATAG